CAGGTCAAAGAATCTTTCGCAAGAAAGAAGTCTTTTGAATTCTCTTTGTGCGCTTGTTTTTTACGGTAAACAGCCCAGCCATAGATCGCCACAATCAGAAAATAAACCAGGAAAACGACATAGTCGTATGTACTCAATGAGTTCATGTAATTGGATTTAGGAGATTTTAAATGAATCTGTTAATGATGTTTTCCAGGAGTTCCTGCTGACCGCTGATGCTTTGTGGTTCTCCTTTTTCAACCGCATAATTGCGTAAAGCTTCCAGGTCCATCAGGCCATTCTCAAAATCCTGACCTGCACCCTGATCAAATGAGGCATAGCGTTGGGTTCTGATTTTTTTGTAGTCGGATTGCTGAAGGATTTGATCTGCAGTGATCAACGCCCTGGCAAAGGTGTCCATTCCGCCAATATGTGCGTGAAACAGATCAGCAGGGTGGGTAGAATTTCTTCTGATTTTCGCATCAAAGTTGATTCCGCCGCCTTGAAGGCCATTGGTTTCCAATACAATCAGCATGGCTTCAGTCAGTTCATTGATGTTGTTTGGAAACTGATCTGTGTCCCATCCGTTCTGATAATCGCCTCTGTTGGCATCCATAGAACCCAATAAGCCTGCATCAGCAGCCACCTGCAACTCATGTTGGAAGGTATGGCCCGCAAGCGTAGCATGGTTCACTTCAATATTTAATTTGAAATCTTCCAATAAACCGTATTGACGAAGGAAGTTGCTCACTGTTGCAGAATCGTAATCGTATTGGTGCTTAGAAGGCTCACATGGTTTAGGTTCGATGAAGAAAGTCCCTTTGAAACCCTGTTTGCGCGCATAGTCTTTTGCGGTATGTAAGAATTTAGCAAGATGTTCCTGTTCGCGTTTCATGTTGGTATTCAGGAGGCTCATATAGCCCTCTCGACCTCCCCAGAAAACATAATTTTCGCCATTCAGTGCAATGGTTGCATCTAACGCAGATTTCACCTGTGCTGCTCCATGTGCCAGAACATGAAAATCCGGATTTGTTGCTGCACCATTCATGTAACGGCGGTGAGAAAACAAGTTCGCGGTTCCCCAAAGTAATTTCACTCCGCTTGCAGCTTGTTTTTGCTGTGCATAATCCACAATTGCCTGTAGCCGTCTTTCATTCTCGGAAATGTCGTTCGTATAATCCACCAGGTCCACATCATGAAAACAATAATAGGGAAGGTTCATCTTGGTGATGAATTCAAAGGCTGCATCCATTTTATCTTTTGCACGGGCTACGGCATCTGATTTTTCATTCCATGGATGAATGATGGTTGCTTCGCCGAAGGGATCTCCACCGGTAGCCACAAAAGAATGCCAGTAGGCGCAGGCAAAACGCAAATGTTCCTTCATCGTCTTTCCTGCAATGATTCTGTTTTCCTCATACCAGCGAAATGCCAGTGGGTTATCCGAAGCCAGACCTTCAAATTTTATTTGTTCTATTCCTTTGAAAAATTCCTTTTCTCCTGTCGTTACTGTGATCATTTTGGTTCTTGGTTTTGGTTATTTTAATTTGTTTTTTAATCTTGCTTTAAATTTGATTTTATGTTTATATAAAATGCTTGTATTTAGTTTGTTGTTTATTGTTGTGTGATCTTTGCCTCTAAGTTGATGAGCCAGTCCTGATAGATCTGTTCATAGTTGGAAGTTAAGCTGGGCTCCGTGAATTGAATGGGCTTCATCCGACTAAAAGCTTCGGCCGGCCGGGCATAGATTTTCGCACCGATACCGGCACCTAATGCCGCACCTATGCTGCCATCATTTTCATACAACTCCACAGGTACTCCGGTGCTGTTGACGAAAGCTTCCAGAAAGAGTTCACTCAGAAACAGGTTGGCTTTTCCGCAGCGGATCACATTCGGACGAAGGCCATTGCTGCACATGATGTCCAGCCCATAACGGAAAGCAAAGGCTATTCCTTCCTGTACGCCCCTAAAGATATGGGCGTTGGTATGCAGGTTGAAATCAATGTTGTGAAAATGGCCTCCAATTAACCTGTTGTTCAGCATGCGTTCTGCGCCGTTTCCAAAAGGTAAAACCCGAAGTCCATCGGCACCGATAGCTACTTTTTTTGCTGTTTCATTCATCTCTGCATAGGAAATGCCAGATGTCAGCAGGTTTTTAGTCCACCGGTTCATACTTCCTGTGCCATTGATGCAGAGCAGGGTGCCCAACCGTTTTTGTTCCGGTGTATAATTGACATGGGCAAAAGTATTGACCCTGGATTGCGGATCATAAGCCAGTTGATCACTCAGTCCATAAATTACTCCGGATGTCCCTGCGGTTGCGGCTATTTCTCCCGGCTCCAGGACATTGAGAGAGAGTGCATTATTGGGTTGATCCCCTGATTTATAGGCGACAGGAATGCCTGATTTCAGACCGAGAAGTTCGGCAGCACTTAAGCTCACCGTCCCGTGTTCTGAAAAAACAGGTCTGATCTCCGGAATCATTTCCGGATCGAAGCCATAGTGATCCATCAAGCTGGCGGATATCGTATCGGTTTTGAAATCCCAGAATATTCCTTCCGATAGGGCAGAGATACTGGTTGTAATGCTGGAACTCAGCTTCATGGCAATAAAATCACCAGGAAGCATAATTTTATGGATCTTTGCATAAACCTCTGGTTCGTTCTGCTTTACCCAGGCCAGTTTTGAAGCTGTGAAGTTGCCAGGGGAATTGAGCAGGTGACTCAAGCAATATTCATGGCCCAATTCATCAAAAGCTTCATTTCCCAATGCTACGGCTCTGCTGTCGCACCAGATAATGCTATTCCTCAAGAGCTGCTGTTCCTTATCTACCAGCACTAAACCATGCATCTGGTAGGCAATCCCGATTGCTGAAATGTCCAGCGGATTAAAAACGCCTTTCTTTTTGCAAATAGCAAAAGCATGTTGGGTGTGTTCCCACCACATTTCCGGGCTTTGCTCTGCCCATCCCGGCTTTAAGGCCTGAATTGCGCTCTCTTCTTCCGGATACTGTGCAGTTATGATGGTCTTTTGCGAGGCTGAGTCTACTATCGCAAGCTTGACTGAAGAAGTGCCGATGTCTATTCCTAGTAATAACATATGATATGGTGCTATGTCTTTTAATGGATGAATATTTGGTTATCAGAAAACGAATTTAGGAGAATGTTTTAGAATTGCAATCGATTGCCTAAAATATTTTTGTATTTTTACTGAACGTATGAAACGTCAGAAAAGAACAACGATATATGATATCGCCCAAAAACTCAATTTAGCAGCCTCTTCAGTGTCAAGAGCATTGAGTGATAGCAATAAGATCAACGCAGAAACCAAAGCCCTGGTACTGAAAACAGCTGCAGAGATGAATTATCAGCAAAATGCGATGGCATCTAATCTCAGAAAGGGGAATAACCCGACAATTGGTGTGGTTGTGCCCCGAATCAATCAGTACTTCTTTTCCAATGTTATTGCGGGCTTAGAGGAAATTACTTTTAAAAAAGGATACAACCTGGTGATCTGTCAGTCTAACGAGCTCCATGCCCGGGAGGTGGAAGGAGTAAATGCGCTGGTGAACCAGAATGTCAGCTGCATTGTCATTTCTATTGCTGCAGAAAAAGGTAGTTCTGATCACCTTCAACAGGTATTAGACCGGAATATCCAGCTCATTCAGTTTGACCGGGTATTGGCCGAGCTGGAAACCTTGAAGGTGTTGAATGATAACAAACAGGCAGCTTATGAAGCCGTGGTACACCTGATCGAACAGGGGTATCGTCGGATTGCTTTGTTAGAGGGGCCTCAGGAACTTCATATTTTTAGAGAACGTAAGGAAGGTTATATTGCAGCACTGGAGGATCATGGTTTTCCGATCCTTTCCGAGTTAATGTATGCAAATGCCTGGACAAAAGAACTAGGAGCAGCCGCTACGGCCAGCTTATTGGACATGTCAGATCCACCTGATGCAATTTTTGCCTCTACCTCTGATTTTGCCGCTTTAGGCGTGCTGGAAGTGGCCAATAATAAAGGAATCCGTATTCCAGAGGAACTGGGTATCTGCGGATATTCGAACGAACCCTTCACCGAAATTACCAGCCCATCTATCACCACCATAGATCAGTTCAGTGTGGAGATGGGCAGAACAATAGGAGATCTGCACTTCCAGGAAATAGGGAATTTCAGTCCGGAAGATAAAGTGAAAACGGTAAATGTAAGACCAAAGCTCATCGTGAGGAATTCTACCAGGCGGAAATTGCAATAAAACATAGCTAATATAAATTTTAATGGGGCAGAGAGGATTATTGATTATACTGATTTTGTTGTTCAATTTCATGAAAACTGCCGCTCAGCCCGGATCGGTTCAGTTTTCCCGCATGGATTTGTCTAATGGCTTATCACACAATCAGGTAAATGCCATCCTTAAAGACAGTAAAGGTTTTATGTGGTTTGGGACACTTAGCGGGCTTAACCGTTATGATGGGCAGGTCATGAAGGTCTTTAAGCATAATCCAAGAGATACCACTTCCATTATCGATAATTTTATCACCAATATCTATGAGTTACCCGGCAATAAATTGTATCTGGAAACCAGGAGCGGGGCGAATATCTATGACCCGGAAACGGAGTGTTTTATCAGAAATGTTGGTGCCTGGTTTAAATCGCTGAATATTCCGGCAAGTACCGTTTCTGAGGTATTCAAAGATAAAGACGGTAATTTTTGGTTCAATGCAAAGGAGCGGGGGGTATTTAAGTATGAGGTATCCGCTGCCAGGACCCTTTCCGTTCCTGTTTCATTCGTTACTACAATCCGGGAGGACAAGCAGGGAAACATCTGGATGGCCCACCGCGATAAGACCATTACAAAGCTGGATCGGAAAACCACCGGAATAAAGCAGCGTATTCTGGTGTTTAAAAAAATGAATCCGACAGATTTTCAGGATTTTAATCTGTTTGTAGATCAGGATTCGGACTTGTGGGTATATACCTTGAACAGTCAGAGAGGAATCGATTATTATAGCCCTGTCAGCGGCCGGCAACGCTTTCTGGATAAGGGACCTGAAGCATTGAACAGTAACCTGATCAATGGAATGATAGCAGATGAACATGGACAAATCTGGATTGCAACGGATCATGGTGGGATAAACCTGCTTGATAAAAAGAGTTTTAAAATGAAGTATCTCCTTCATAAAGAAGATGACCCAAAAAGCATCGGGCAAAACAGTATTCTGCATATTTATAAAGACGATTCGGGGATTATATGGGTTGGAACCTTCAAAAAAGGACTTAGCTTCTATCATGAGAAAATTCTTAAATTTCCTCTTTTCAATCATCAGGTAAGTAATCCGAATGGACTGACCTATGATGATGTGAATCGTTTTGCAGAAGATGATCAGGGAAACATATGGATTGGTACCAATGGCGGCGGATTGTTCTATTTCAACCGTAAAACTGGGCAGTTTAAACGATATCAGCACCAGCCTGATAATCCCAACAGTCTTAGTAATGACATCATTGTGAGCCTTTATATCGACCGGACTAAGCGATTATGGATAGGAACATACTTTGGTGGCCTGAATAGTTTTGATGGAAAGGTTTTTACGCACTATAAACACCAGCCTGCAAATCCGAATAGTCTTGCCGATGACCGGGTGTGGGATATTCTGGAAGACCGTAAAGGAAATTTATGGGTGGCAACTTTGAGTGGTGGTTTAGACCGTCTCGACCGGAACACGGGAACCTTTTACCATAAGCGTGCCGGGGAGAAAAATGGTCTTCATTCCAACTCCCTTTCCTGTCTGATAGAAGATAGGAAGGGAAACCTCTGGATCGGAAGTTCTGATGGCGTGGATCAGTTGAAAACAGATGGAAATTTTGTTCATTATAAATATGAGGAAGGTAACGTTAATAGCTTAATTAATAATGTAGTATATGATTTGATGGAAGATAGTTATGGTTTCATCTGGATTGCTACCAGGGATGGTTTAAGCAGACTGAATCCGGCTACAAAGCAATTCCGGAACTTCGATATCAAAGACGGATTAGCAGAAAAAGCGACTTTAAAAATTGTCGAAGACCATCAGAGAAATCTTTGGCTGAGCACCGCCAACGGACTGTTTAATGTTATTGTGAAACCGCAGCGTCATCATGATTTTTCTTATACTTTCCATAAATATGATGAACATGATGGCCTCCAGGGAACTGCGTTTAACGCAAATGCCGGATATAAAACGCGGACAGGGGATTTGCTGTTTGGGGGAGCCAATGGTTTCAACCTTTTTCAGCCCGGTCACATCAAAACAGACCACAGCAAGCCAGGTATTACCTTTACAGACTTACAGATCGAGAATAAGAGTGTAGGCATAGGGGAAGATATTGGCGGGCGTGTGATTTTGGATAAATCAATTACTGCTACCTCGGCTATTGAGTTGAAATACAGTCAGAATGGCTTTGCGCTTGAATTTGCAGCACTCAATTATTTCAATCCTCAGAAAATCCGTTATCGATATAAACTGGAAGGTTTTGATGTGGATTGGCAGGAAGCGCAGCCTGATAGTCGCCGGGCAACCTATACAAATATTGACCCGGGTACTTACTTCTTCAAAGTGATGTCTACCGATGCCACGGGAAATTGGGTGAATAATGAGGCTACGCTGGAGATCATTATCCTTCCTCCGTTCTGGAGAACATGGCTGGCCTATGTTGGATATGTATTGCTCATAGGAGGGACTTTGTTCTATATCCGGCACCGTGGAATTGAACGTTTAAAGAAAGAATTCCTGCTCAGACAGGAACGTCAGCAGGCACATCGGATGCATGAACTGGATTTAATGAAGATTAAGTTTTTTACTAATGTAAGCCATGAGTTCAGGACGCCATTGTCTTTGATTATTACGCCTTTAGAAAAATTGATCGGACACAATGTCATACCAAAAAAACAGGAATTACAACTCATACACCGCAATGCAAAGCGACTGCTGAACCTGGTTAACCAGTTACTCGACTTTCGGAAAATGGAAGTACAGGAACTCCGGCTTCAGCTTAAAGCCGGCAATGTGATTTCCTTTATTCAGGAGCTTTGTCTTGCCTTTAATGATATTGCTGAGCAGAAACAAATTGCTTTTATCTTTCATACAGAGGCAAAGCAATTGATGGTGGCTTTTGATCACGATAAGGTAGAAAGGGTGGTTTTCAATCTGTTGTCCAATGCCTTTAAGTTTACACCTGAAGGTGGAAAGGTAACCGTAGAACTGATGGTCACTGAGCAGGACCAGGAAAAGAGCACCCTTATTCTTAGGGTTACAGATACAGGAATTGGTATGGAGGCCGATAAAACCGAACAGATATTTGAACGTTTTTTTCAGAACGATATGCCCGATTCTATTGTCAACCAGGGTAGTGGGATCGGTTTGTCTATTACTAAAGAATTTGTAAAGTTACATGATGGTATTATTCATGTTAATAGTGTTTTAAATGAAGGGTCAGTCTTTGAAGTCTCGCTGCTTTTAGCAACTGTATCTGAGTCTGAGTCAGCATTTGAAGCCAGCTCACAGGAGAAGCCTTCCGCTGGGGGAAATGACGAGCCGGACTCCTCTGCTGATCAGTCAAGGTTACCTGAGGAACCAGGGGAAGAACAGGGCTCCATAAAAGAACAGGCCTTTACCTGGAAAAGCAAGAAACAAATTATTGTACTGGTAGAAGATAACGACGATTTCAGGTTTTACCTGAAAGACAACCTGACTGCCCATTACCAGGTATTGGAAGCATCGAATGGGAAAGAAGGATGGCAAAAGATCCTGTCCGCTCATCCGGATCTGGTAGTCAGTGATGTGACTATGCCGGGGATGAATGGGACGGAGCTTTGTCAGAAAATCAGGTCTGATAAACGTACCGCTCATCTACCAGTGGTACTGCTTACTGCTTTAACTAACGAAGATCAACAATTGATTGGATTAGAGACTGGCGCTAATGATTACATTACTAAACCCTTTAACTTTGAAATCTTATTGTCCCGTATTAAAAACATCCTCATGCAACAGGCACTGGCAAAAAAAACCTTTCTTAAACAGGTCGAATTTAAGCCTGCTGAGACCGGGATAGAATCTCAGGATGATAAGTTTATGAGACAGCTGGCCACGCAACTGGAAAAGAATTTATCCAATGCCGCTTACTCGGTGGATCAGCTCAGTTCAGACCTGAATATGAGCAGGGTGGGCTTGTATAAAAAGATCCTGCCCTTAACAGGAAAATCTCCCATCGCCTATATCCGTTTTTACCGGCTTCAGAAATCAAAAGCGCTTTTGTTGAAATCCCAGCTCAGCATCTCGGAAATTGCCTATGAATCTGGCTTCAGTAATCCCAAACATTTTAGTCGGTATTTCAAACAGGAATTCGGAGTCTTGCCTTCAGTTTATGCACAGCAGAAGTCTGGAGAAGGTGCTGTTTGATAAAATAAAAGCCATTTTGTTAACATTTTGACACCTATTTGTTATCATTTGAATCCCTTTGATTGATTTCGTTTCGTATACTTTTAATCCCAATTAACCAAGTATAAAACGTAAATCTTTCTAATGTATAAAATTAGGGTCATCGCCGTAATCTTTATCGGCACAGCCTTGTTGCAACTCACTGTTAAAGGGCAGGAAACTGCAAGCTATGTCAAGACCAATTCTGGAATTGAAGTCTACCTCCCCAACTCTTTAACCGGAATTAAAAAAATCCGGTTGGAACCGGTATCAGATCAGGTAATTCATGTGATCGCTACTGAAAAGGCTGAGTTCAGTCCGCAAAGGAGCCTGATGGCCATAGCCCCTGCAAATGGTAGTGTGGCTTTTACCACGGTCGCAGATCAGAACCGGATCATCCTAAAAACAAAGGCTTTAAGTGTAGAAGTCGCCATGACTACCGGTCTGTTGACCTATCGAGATGCAGGTAATAAGATTTTGCTTAAACAAAGCGCAGTTGCTGAAGCAGCATTGGTGCCTCAGGTTTTTGGCGGATCGCCATCTTACCGGGTGGCACAGGTGTTTGATGCTCAGGAAGAAGAAGCTTACTACGGCCTGGGACAACACCAGCAGGGAATCATGAATTACAGGGGACGCAGGGTAGACCTCATTCAATACAATACAGAAATTGGGGTACCATTTGTCATCTCTAACAAAGGATACGGGATCCTGTGGGACAACAACTCCATTACACGGGCCGGTGATATCCGGGATTATCAGCCCCTATCTGCTTTAAAACTCTATTCCAAAGAAAATAAGGAGGGATGGATTACGGCCAGTTACGCCAAAATAACATCCCCTAAAAAGACATTGTTTACCGGAGCGGTATCTGAGCTTTCCATAAATTGGCTTACAGATCAACATAAATTCCCTGACAGCATTAAAATGCAGGAAGCGGTAGTTAGTTATGACGGTT
This region of Pedobacter steynii genomic DNA includes:
- a CDS encoding hybrid sensor histidine kinase/response regulator transcription factor, whose product is MKTAAQPGSVQFSRMDLSNGLSHNQVNAILKDSKGFMWFGTLSGLNRYDGQVMKVFKHNPRDTTSIIDNFITNIYELPGNKLYLETRSGANIYDPETECFIRNVGAWFKSLNIPASTVSEVFKDKDGNFWFNAKERGVFKYEVSAARTLSVPVSFVTTIREDKQGNIWMAHRDKTITKLDRKTTGIKQRILVFKKMNPTDFQDFNLFVDQDSDLWVYTLNSQRGIDYYSPVSGRQRFLDKGPEALNSNLINGMIADEHGQIWIATDHGGINLLDKKSFKMKYLLHKEDDPKSIGQNSILHIYKDDSGIIWVGTFKKGLSFYHEKILKFPLFNHQVSNPNGLTYDDVNRFAEDDQGNIWIGTNGGGLFYFNRKTGQFKRYQHQPDNPNSLSNDIIVSLYIDRTKRLWIGTYFGGLNSFDGKVFTHYKHQPANPNSLADDRVWDILEDRKGNLWVATLSGGLDRLDRNTGTFYHKRAGEKNGLHSNSLSCLIEDRKGNLWIGSSDGVDQLKTDGNFVHYKYEEGNVNSLINNVVYDLMEDSYGFIWIATRDGLSRLNPATKQFRNFDIKDGLAEKATLKIVEDHQRNLWLSTANGLFNVIVKPQRHHDFSYTFHKYDEHDGLQGTAFNANAGYKTRTGDLLFGGANGFNLFQPGHIKTDHSKPGITFTDLQIENKSVGIGEDIGGRVILDKSITATSAIELKYSQNGFALEFAALNYFNPQKIRYRYKLEGFDVDWQEAQPDSRRATYTNIDPGTYFFKVMSTDATGNWVNNEATLEIIILPPFWRTWLAYVGYVLLIGGTLFYIRHRGIERLKKEFLLRQERQQAHRMHELDLMKIKFFTNVSHEFRTPLSLIITPLEKLIGHNVIPKKQELQLIHRNAKRLLNLVNQLLDFRKMEVQELRLQLKAGNVISFIQELCLAFNDIAEQKQIAFIFHTEAKQLMVAFDHDKVERVVFNLLSNAFKFTPEGGKVTVELMVTEQDQEKSTLILRVTDTGIGMEADKTEQIFERFFQNDMPDSIVNQGSGIGLSITKEFVKLHDGIIHVNSVLNEGSVFEVSLLLATVSESESAFEASSQEKPSAGGNDEPDSSADQSRLPEEPGEEQGSIKEQAFTWKSKKQIIVLVEDNDDFRFYLKDNLTAHYQVLEASNGKEGWQKILSAHPDLVVSDVTMPGMNGTELCQKIRSDKRTAHLPVVLLTALTNEDQQLIGLETGANDYITKPFNFEILLSRIKNILMQQALAKKTFLKQVEFKPAETGIESQDDKFMRQLATQLEKNLSNAAYSVDQLSSDLNMSRVGLYKKILPLTGKSPIAYIRFYRLQKSKALLLKSQLSISEIAYESGFSNPKHFSRYFKQEFGVLPSVYAQQKSGEGAV
- the xylA gene encoding xylose isomerase, which gives rise to MITVTTGEKEFFKGIEQIKFEGLASDNPLAFRWYEENRIIAGKTMKEHLRFACAYWHSFVATGGDPFGEATIIHPWNEKSDAVARAKDKMDAAFEFITKMNLPYYCFHDVDLVDYTNDISENERRLQAIVDYAQQKQAASGVKLLWGTANLFSHRRYMNGAATNPDFHVLAHGAAQVKSALDATIALNGENYVFWGGREGYMSLLNTNMKREQEHLAKFLHTAKDYARKQGFKGTFFIEPKPCEPSKHQYDYDSATVSNFLRQYGLLEDFKLNIEVNHATLAGHTFQHELQVAADAGLLGSMDANRGDYQNGWDTDQFPNNINELTEAMLIVLETNGLQGGGINFDAKIRRNSTHPADLFHAHIGGMDTFARALITADQILQQSDYKKIRTQRYASFDQGAGQDFENGLMDLEALRNYAVEKGEPQSISGQQELLENIINRFI
- a CDS encoding LacI family DNA-binding transcriptional regulator, whose product is MKRQKRTTIYDIAQKLNLAASSVSRALSDSNKINAETKALVLKTAAEMNYQQNAMASNLRKGNNPTIGVVVPRINQYFFSNVIAGLEEITFKKGYNLVICQSNELHAREVEGVNALVNQNVSCIVISIAAEKGSSDHLQQVLDRNIQLIQFDRVLAELETLKVLNDNKQAAYEAVVHLIEQGYRRIALLEGPQELHIFRERKEGYIAALEDHGFPILSELMYANAWTKELGAAATASLLDMSDPPDAIFASTSDFAALGVLEVANNKGIRIPEELGICGYSNEPFTEITSPSITTIDQFSVEMGRTIGDLHFQEIGNFSPEDKVKTVNVRPKLIVRNSTRRKLQ
- a CDS encoding xylulokinase translates to MLLLGIDIGTSSVKLAIVDSASQKTIITAQYPEEESAIQALKPGWAEQSPEMWWEHTQHAFAICKKKGVFNPLDISAIGIAYQMHGLVLVDKEQQLLRNSIIWCDSRAVALGNEAFDELGHEYCLSHLLNSPGNFTASKLAWVKQNEPEVYAKIHKIMLPGDFIAMKLSSSITTSISALSEGIFWDFKTDTISASLMDHYGFDPEMIPEIRPVFSEHGTVSLSAAELLGLKSGIPVAYKSGDQPNNALSLNVLEPGEIAATAGTSGVIYGLSDQLAYDPQSRVNTFAHVNYTPEQKRLGTLLCINGTGSMNRWTKNLLTSGISYAEMNETAKKVAIGADGLRVLPFGNGAERMLNNRLIGGHFHNIDFNLHTNAHIFRGVQEGIAFAFRYGLDIMCSNGLRPNVIRCGKANLFLSELFLEAFVNSTGVPVELYENDGSIGAALGAGIGAKIYARPAEAFSRMKPIQFTEPSLTSNYEQIYQDWLINLEAKITQQ